In Ferribacterium limneticum, a genomic segment contains:
- the gltX gene encoding glutamate--tRNA ligase: protein MKPVRTRFAPSPTGYLHIGGARTALFSWAYARRHGGTFILRIEDTDVARSTPEAVQAILDGMQWLGLEHDEGPFYQMQRMERYKEVIQQMLANGSAYYCYTSREELDALRAEQEAKKEKPRYDGRWRPEAGKTLPAAPADIPPVVRFKNPQGGVVAWDDQVKGRIEFANTELDDLIIARADGTPTYNFCVCVDDWDMGITHVIRGDDHVNNTPRQINILAALGAEVPTYAHLSMILGDDGAKLSKRHGAVSVMQYDEDGFLPEAVINYLARLGWSHGDEEVFSRQQFVEWFDLDHITASAAQFNTEKLLWLNQHYMKLTPPAELTARIKAILTARGVDTSAGPDLEKAVVLYVDRSNTLNVLADAVEVFYTKAEANPELLAQHLSAEALPALADFVSGLATVAWETPAINALVKEVIGKHGLKMPKLAMPLRIILTGTAQAPSVDALVEMIGRDHVVVALSKHL, encoded by the coding sequence CGGTTATCTTCATATCGGTGGCGCCCGCACCGCACTGTTTTCTTGGGCCTATGCCCGACGCCATGGCGGGACTTTCATCCTGCGCATCGAGGACACCGATGTTGCCCGTTCGACGCCGGAAGCCGTCCAGGCCATTCTCGACGGTATGCAGTGGCTGGGTCTGGAGCACGATGAAGGTCCGTTCTACCAGATGCAGCGGATGGAGCGTTACAAGGAAGTGATCCAGCAGATGCTGGCCAACGGCAGCGCCTATTACTGCTACACCAGCCGCGAAGAACTCGATGCCCTGCGCGCCGAGCAGGAAGCGAAGAAAGAAAAGCCGCGCTACGACGGCCGCTGGCGCCCTGAAGCAGGCAAGACGTTGCCTGCAGCACCGGCCGACATCCCGCCAGTCGTTCGCTTCAAGAATCCGCAGGGCGGCGTCGTCGCCTGGGATGACCAGGTCAAGGGTCGCATCGAATTTGCCAACACCGAACTGGATGACCTGATCATCGCCCGCGCCGACGGCACGCCGACCTACAATTTCTGCGTCTGCGTCGACGACTGGGACATGGGCATCACCCACGTCATCCGTGGCGACGACCACGTCAACAACACGCCACGCCAGATCAACATCCTCGCCGCTTTAGGCGCCGAAGTGCCGACCTACGCCCACCTGTCGATGATCCTCGGTGACGATGGTGCCAAGCTGTCGAAGCGCCATGGCGCGGTTTCAGTCATGCAGTATGACGAAGACGGCTTCCTGCCCGAGGCCGTGATCAACTACCTCGCCCGCCTCGGCTGGTCGCACGGCGATGAAGAAGTGTTCTCGCGCCAGCAGTTCGTCGAATGGTTCGATCTCGACCACATCACCGCCTCAGCCGCCCAGTTCAACACCGAGAAGTTGTTGTGGCTGAACCAGCACTACATGAAGCTGACACCTCCGGCCGAACTCACCGCACGGATCAAGGCCATTCTGACTGCACGCGGCGTCGACACCAGCGCCGGCCCTGATCTGGAAAAAGCAGTCGTTTTATATGTCGACCGCAGCAATACGTTAAATGTGCTGGCCGATGCCGTCGAGGTGTTCTACACCAAGGCCGAAGCCAATCCGGAATTGCTCGCCCAGCACCTCTCAGCAGAAGCCCTTCCGGCCCTGGCAGATTTTGTTTCCGGCCTCGCCACCGTCGCCTGGGAAACACCGGCGATCAATGCGCTGGTCAAGGAAGTCATTGGCAAGCACGGCTTGAAAATGCCCAAGCTGGCCATGCCGCTGCGCATCATCCTGACCGGAACGGCGCAGGCGCCCTCGGTTGACGCTCTGGTCGAGATGATCGGTCGCGACCACGTTGTCGTGGCTCTGTCGAAACATCTCTGA